The region AGTTATTAATGgtaataaagtatataaaaacaaaaaaatatttatttattttttcaaaaaaagttattttggaaaattaaaaaaaggaaaaaaataacattataatacaTAAATGGTATGTAGCAGTTATATAATTACCATGTTAGAATGTTTGGTATTTAAGTAGTGTAAATTGTTAACTAAGAATTGTAATAATGTgctatatattttttcttatgaatttggtaaatattttaatgtcatgACAAAAATAACAAAGAGATGATAAGTATGCCACCTAGACTAAGTATAGCAACTTATTTTTCCTATCTGAATAGCTAAATTGTGTAAAGGGTAAGGCAGCCGTTGGCTGAAAATAGATGTCACAATCATTTATCTTCTGCTAATGTTGCACCATGAAGAAGATCAGATCACCAATTAAATACAATCCCTAACACTAGCATTCATCAACTTGGAATAGTGAAATTATCAAGATGGAAACATTAGGTTGATCTACATATCCACATTGACGTAGTATATGTTGGTCGAATTGTTTATTATAAGCTCCCACTATATTTGCAGGTAAGCAATCAATCCAAACAACCCAAGCTAGAGTTGTAATTGAGTGAATCTGAGCTTGAATATTGTCAAGCTCGAGCTTGAGCTCAACTTGAAATTTCGAGCTCGATACTCAACTTGAGCTTAATCGAGCATCTATATTTAAGCTCGAGCTTCACTCTAGATATAATTGAGATTGAGCTCGAGTTTGATTAAACTCATTTACTAATTTTTCTGCTCAAGCTCAAGCTCAAGCTCAGCCAATTGATTAAGTTTAGGTATAACAATATATATTAATgctaatatcataatttaattatataaaaatatgaaaagcttgATAAGGCTCGCGAGCTGTTTGAGTCTAGCATTACTAAACTCAAATTTGGCTCGATTGATAGCTCAAGTTTCTCGAGCTCGAGCTCAACTTGATAATTACCAAATCGagttcatttttttaatcaaaatagaaATGTTTGCGAAGACCACTGTCTCTTTTACATCTCTAACTCAAGAAAAGGTACAAGTGCGAAACAATTGATCCAAAAATTTAGTATGTTATCTGCAAATCAAACAAGTGTCTTCAATTGACATACCTCTCTTCCAAAGCTCAACTTTAatggaaaaaaaagttaatttcttAGTTTCCAAAGGAATAAAATTATCTTGAATGGAAATTTAATTTTCCATAAGgatttttgtaacgccccaaaaatttaacCTTTGCTTGCTAGATTCTATCAATGACTAAGTATATGCTTTAGTGGTTTATAGCCTTAATTGTGTGTGGAGATTTGGTGTTCAAGTCCTATTTTTGGaaacattttctattttttggtCTAAATCTTTATCCTTGAACTTTCGACTTAAGTTTAATtttgtgtcaagaatgagcctactAGTTCAATATTTAAGCTTTTTTATACCCTTTGGTATTTTGTTCGAGTCTTTGTGTAATCAATGTGGAAGTATAATTTTTTTGCTAATCcataaaatttgattatttttaaataactaaattgttttcccccccattccctctttttcctttaatttttttctttttcttccatcTCTTCACCGTGCTTCCTATCGTTTTCTCCTTCTCCTCTGttcatctttttgttttattacCTTTCGTTAATTTTGCTATTGTTCTATCAAGGGAGTTGTGTATTTTGTTGTGTTCGACTGAAAGGTTTTTAGTGTAACTTTTTGTTGTCGAAATTCTATtaattgttgttattgtttgttATTTGTCAAATTGGGTTTTTCTGCTCGTTTTGTTCAATTTCTCTTTTTGAGTGTTCAATTAGTTCTATTTTAGGCGAAGATCTTGAGAAGAACAATCCCCAACGTTTTAGGTCCAAGGATTGATGTAGCGTGTGTGGGTAAGTTGTTGAATTTTTCAAGTTGGGTTTTTGTGTCGATGCTTTTCGACGTATCTTTGGTTTTGCATGCTAATTCTAGCGATTCGAATGCggataattatttaattgatCACTGGATTGTTGTTTTTAGGTTCTGGATTCATCTCGGTTGCTTCTATGTTGAAACCATATCAAGTGTGTAGCAAAAACCCAAACTTTTTGCGAACAACGAAAGTTGGAATAAATAGTTGTCGatgccacacaaccgtgtgccaggctgtgtggtaGACCGTGTTAGAAACTGTTTTAATTTTGAGTCACGCAGGcaatagacacgggcatgtgtctaggtcgtgcgAGAGACATTTTGGATTTTAAGTCACATGGGCTTGTGCTAGACCATGTAAATCTCTATTTtgagtcacacgagcgtgtgctaggccatgtaaggCACTGATATGAGCTACCGTGTAGGGCACACTGGTCAGCCATGTAGGTCGTGTGAATCTACAGGGGCATATGGGCTATGTATCTGACTTTTTCCTAGGGCCATAAACGATGTCTGAATCGAACGCAGGCCTTCTGTAGGGTGTGTATTATCTGAATTAGGCTATATAACTTGATATTTGATGATTGGATGATGAAAAATCTGCTATCTGTATGTATATTCTATATGTTATTTGCTAAGCGAGTATGATACAAAATATCTAAACATGACTTGAATTTGTATCACTGTGTATGCATCTTTGTTTccgcattgggttgggatttggGTGAAGAAGAAAGTGTGAGTAGTCTAATGATTTTCCAATTCTGGTGGCTAAGCCatgtatataaatatgattttgaCGATTTATCATATTTTGATCTTGCAGCTAGACTGCAATTAATCTGAAATGTGACATATAGTCACCATgcagtgtgtagggatggatggagaTGGTGGTAGCGAATGGGGGTAGAAATATGCATTTGTATTTGGTAAGTTTTGCATCTGTATCTGATAAGATCTGTATTTTACCTAAAATACTTTGTTTCTGACCCTGTATCTGATTCTGAGAactgtctgaataaattaagtcgaagatatgtttgatattattcagATAATCAGATAcatatgttacacactgagtttgtaaactcattttgtctttttttttttaatttcaggtAACCTGCAGACTTAAGCGGGTCGGAGTAGCAGGAGCTTGGCCATCTCCATTttgattattttactattttacctTAACTTATACTATCGTATACTCCTTTGGATTGTTGTTTAAAAGTTTTGATTTCTGTGGTTTGgtataattgtttaaattgttttagaCTGTTTAACATTCAAAAAATCTAAGTTGAACTTTTCGAAAATGGTTATTGTAATTCTCTAGATTTGGTCATGACATCTAGGCCCGGTTGAGggtgttataattttttaatttatcttagattattatattgttttaaattatttatatattcttataattttatacatgctTATAAATTCTAATATGGACTCGAAACTCCAACCCGGTTAATTTGAATCCAAATAGAACATAACTTGATTTGACAATAGAAGGTCAACAATGCGAACTCTTCCAACCCTAACCTAAAATGACCTGAACTTGAAATGGCTCAAAAACTAAccctaattatctaaattaaaaataatccaACCATAACTCTgaaaaccaaatgaaaaaaattaatcaatccaAATTAACCTATTTAAAACAAAAgcattttatcatattttaaatatttatacaaGTTGTCGGTATATATTTATCAACCTACGAATGCCAACCAAACATGAATTGCTAAAATGTAGTAATaccaatttatataaatttatattatgttgaatagaaaaataatatgaatgccAACCAAACACACGTCAAACATATAGTTTTGATTCCATAGAATTAGATAAAAAGTCACAACAAATCTAGTTTTACCATTCCCTAATTCTCTCTCATCAGTTTTAATCCCTTCACTGACTTGTCTCACAAATAATAAAGCATCTTCCTAGATTGCTTTACAGCATGCATTCAAGATAGCTTCTATATATTTTGATAGGAACTCTCAGtttcaaaattatcaaataaGATCTAATCTAACTTATGATATTAAATATTGCTTCATTAAAGTAATTAAGATTGaagcataaaaaatttaaaagataaaataaaaaattccaaattatgaGAATAACATAAAAActctaaatttaaataataaacataattttttaatccTAAAAACTAAAATGATGCATTAGTTGAAGGAAAAAATTCTGATCTGTAAGCAAAGTTCAACAAACCCAACACCATCCtaacataaaatgataaaataccTTTCGATCAAAGGCCATAATAGAAGCAAATAGATAAATCGAATGAACTCTCATTTTCCCCATAGGAAAACAACATTTGACTAAAGGCCATTGTTGGGGTTGATGTTGTCACCAAATTGGAACATCATCCCATTGCCTCCCACATGAGTTTGAGGGTTGTTGTTGCTCATCAGTTCCATGATCCATTGTTGCCTTTGTATTGGATCCATTTCGTTCACATCTTCTTGTACAATATCTTCCGTACCTGTCCTCAGCATCGCTTCGGGAGCTACCATCATCATCGGTGGCGCTGCAACCAGGGACGAGGACGATGATGATGACACCCATTGAGGATTTAGGGGTGTCCTAGCAAGTGCATCAATCCTCTTGTCAATATCACTCATTTTTTTATCGAGCAACAAGTTGATTTCACTCAAGGCCTCAAAGTTCAAACCATGGATGACCCCTTTGCCACAAATCGTATTGAACATGACCTGGGTCATCTCCTTTTCCCAGTTTTCCTTGCAATGCTTCTTTAGCTGCTCAGATGCTTTGGTGGTCTTTTGGGAGAGGAAACTCTCCTGGTTCAACATATTCTTACTTTTCTCCATCTCGGGGATTGTCTCAAGCTTGGAAAGCACCTGTTGGACTCCCATAGGGGAAGGCCAAACCTCAAGTTGGGACTCATAAGGACTGTACATGATAGAACAAGCGTCGATATCACAAAGGGTACTCAACTCACTTAGTTTTTTCATCAAACCCTTCGCTCTTTTCTTGTAGGTGGCTTTCCTTGCTGAATCATCGATGATATAAGCAAGCTTAACCTTCTTCCTTgtcatggctctcaaagcaaagGGGGATATTGGAatggctttttctttttcttatggaTTTCTTTCCCAACAGAAATCGAATGCTTTATATAGAGGTGAAGGGAGTGGAAATGTTCTCAAATTAAGTGAAAATAATAGccaatatttttagtatatagaAGATATCATTGTAATGCATTACAAAGAATTCAATCGGATGtgttgggtttttattttttttattttttccatgatTAAAGTTTTATGtagatatatattttatttagtcATAAAGTGACGTCATATGTTTTACAGCAAAAATTATTACGTATTTATACGAATCTTATTATATCGAATAATTCGGTTagttataaaatgataaaaatgactTTCATCATGTATTTATCCAAATAACATAACATAAAAGATATGGTGCTAGTCCTTGTACAAAAAAATCTGAGACTTAGTCTGTGTACTTATAGTAAAAAATTAAGTCCTCcaactttttatttgaaaatatcaGTCCAATAATTAAAATCGTAAGTattttcaatcaaaatttatcaatttgacaAGTTGATTAAGTTGTCATCATATGAAGTGTTATATGATTGACGAAAAATAGTCATGTTAAGTTGATAAATTTCAACCGAAACTACCAACCATGATAATGATGAGACTAggagttttaaattgaaaaagtaaaatgattgaattttagcTTTTAAAGTATGAGGGCTAAATCTTTAATTCGGTagaagtacagggactaatagtatattttatccatattttaaaaagaatcatAAATATGTTGTATATTAATCTATAAATGGTAATGCTAGATAAAAATAACGCATACATAGGTATATAAAAGGCAAGTGTTCATACATACCATACATGCAATGACGACAAGGCAATTTTTAGTTATTAATGGTAATAAagttattttagaaaattaaaaaaggcaaaaaaaacattataataCATAAATGGTATGTAGCAGTTATATAATTACCATGTTAGAGTGTTTGGTATTTAAGTAGTGTAAATTGTTAACTAAGAATTGTAATAATatgctatatatttttttcttataaattttgtaaatattttaatgttacgACAAAAATAACAGAGAGATGGTAAGTATGCCACCTAGACTAAGCataacaactttttttttttgctatctGAATAGCTAAATTGTGTAAAGGGTGAGGTAGCCGTTGGCTGAAAAGAGATTTTGCaatcatttaatatttttctaatgtTGCACCACAAAGAAGATCAGATTGCCAATTAAATACAATCCCTAACGCTAACATTCATCAACTTGGGGAATAGTGCAAGTATCAAGATGGAAGCATTGGGTTGATCTACATATCCATGTTGACGTATTATATGTTGGTCGAATAGTTTATTATAAGCTTCCACTATATTTGTAGTTAAGCTATCAATCCAAACAACCCAAGCTAGAGTTGCAATCGAGCGAAGCCAAGCTTGAATATTGTCAAGCTCGAGCTTGTATATTACCAAGCTCGAGCTTGAgtttaacttgaaattttgagCTCGATACTCGACTCGAGCTTAATTGAGCATCTATGTTTAAGCTCTAGCTTTGCTCTAGATATAATTGGGCTTGAGCTCGAATTTGATTAAACTCGTTTACCAATTTTTCTGCTCAAGCCTAGCCCAATGATTAAGCTTAGGTATAACAATATATATTAAGgctaatatcataatttaattatttaaaaatatgaaaagcttgATAAGGCTTGCGAGCCGTTCGAGTCAAGCACTACTAAACTCAAATTTGGCTCGATTGATAGCTCAAGTTGCTCGAGCTCAAACTCGACTTGATAATTATCAAATTGAGTTcatttttttagtcaaaataGAAATGCTTACGAAGACCACTGTCTCTTTTACACCCCTAACTCAAGAAAAGGTACTAGTGTGAAACAATTGGTCCCAAAATTTAGTATGTAATCTACTAATCAAACAAGTGTCTTCAATTGACATGCCTCTCTTCCAAAGCTCAACTTTAATGGAAAAAAGTTAATTTCATAGTTTCCAAAGGAATAAAATTATCTTGAATGGAACTTTAATTCTCCATAAGGAttcctgtaacgccccaaaaatttaacCTTTACTTGTTAAATTCTATCAATGATTAAGTATATGCTTTAGTGGTTTAGAGCCTTAACTATGTGTTGAGATTCGGAGTTCAAGTCCCATTTCTAGAAAATTTTGCTATTTGTTGGTCTAAATCTTTTATCCTTAAACTGttgaattaagtttaattatgtgTGATTTTGTGTTAAGAATGAGTctgttggttcaatggttaagcttttgtataccctttggttttgtgttCGAGTTTCTGTGTAATAAATGTTTAAGTATAATTTTTGTGTTATTCcataaaatttgattatttttttaaattaactaaattgttTTCCCCTCGttccctcttttttcttttattttttctttctcttccatccttccATCATGCTTCCTATAATTTTCTCCAttaaatttgttcatctttttcttttatttcctttcattaattttgttgttgttctaTCAAGGAAGTTGCGTATTTGTTGTGTTCGACTGAAAAGTTATCAGCGTAACTTTTGGTTGTCG is a window of Gossypium hirsutum isolate 1008001.06 chromosome D08, Gossypium_hirsutum_v2.1, whole genome shotgun sequence DNA encoding:
- the LOC107963560 gene encoding agamous-like MADS-box protein AGL80: MTRKKVKLAYIIDDSARKATYKKRAKGLMKKLSELSTLCDIDACSIMYSPYESQLEVWPSPMGVQQVLSKLETIPEMEKSKNMLNQESFLSQKTTKASEQLKKHCKENWEKEMTQVMFNTICGKGVIHGLNFEALSEINLLLDKKMSDIDKRIDALARTPLNPQWVSSSSSSSLVAAPPMMMVAPEAMLRTGTEDIVQEDVNEMDPIQRQQWIMELMSNNNPQTHVGGNGMMFQFGDNINPNNGL